In Perognathus longimembris pacificus isolate PPM17 chromosome 23, ASM2315922v1, whole genome shotgun sequence, a single genomic region encodes these proteins:
- the Socs1 gene encoding suppressor of cytokine signaling 1 produces the protein MVAHNQVAADNAISTAAEPRRRPETSSSSSSSSSSSPAAPARPRPCPAVPAPGPGDTHFRTFRSHADYRRITRASALLDACGFYWGPLSVHGAHERLRAEPVGTFLVRDSRQRNCFFALSVKMASGPTSIRVHFQAGRFHLDGSRETFDCLFELLEHYVAAPRRMLGAPLRQRRVRPLQELCRQCIVATVGRENLARIPLNPVLRDYLSSFPFRI, from the coding sequence ATGGTAGCACACAACCAGGTGGCAGCCGACAATGCAATCTCCACGGCAGCAGAGCCCCGACGGCGGCCCGAGACCtcgtcttcttcctcctcctcctcctcctcgtcgccGGCTGCCCCCGCGCGCCCGCGCCCCTGCCCGGCggtcccggcccccggccccggcgaCACACACTTCCGCACGTTCCGTTCGCACGCCGATTACCGGCGCATCACGCGCGCCAGCGCGCTCCTGGACGCCTGCGGCTTCTACTGGGGACCCCTGAGTGTGCACGGGGCGCACGAGCGGCTGCGCGCCGAGCCCGTGGGCACCTTCCTGGTGCGCGACAGCCGCCAGCGGAACTGCTTCTTCGCCCTGAGCGTGAAGATGGCCTCGGGCCCCACGAGCATCCGCGTGCACTTCCAGGCCGGCCGCTTCCACCTGGACGGCAGCCGCGAGACCTTCGACTGCCTGTTCGAGCTGCTGGAGCACTACGTGGCGGCGCCGCGCCGCATGCTGGGCGCCCCGCTGCGCCAGCGCCGCGTGCGGCCGCTGCAGGAGCTGTGCCGCCAGTGCATCGTGGCCACTGTGGGCCGCGAGAACCTGGCGCGCATCCCCCTTAACCCGGTCCTCCGCGACTACCTAAGCTCCTTCCCCTTCCGGATCTGA